From Zingiber officinale cultivar Zhangliang chromosome 5B, Zo_v1.1, whole genome shotgun sequence, the proteins below share one genomic window:
- the LOC121986907 gene encoding transcriptional regulator SUPERMAN-like, with amino-acid sequence MERSGRCSSSTASTTDKNKGKEAEAWRMMSYRQIGRPGGSLLPGNATTSSSGGFVGGSGCFPWPPRSYSCSFCKREFKSAQALGGHMNVHRRDKARLRHSPPYSNYELNPNPNPLVQLPCTTTTTTRVSIPNLNMPPPSTSSGDDRDQILTTPFSSIISPLLPHLIPPSLQAAGRWDSKDEQDLDDMGSVSKSDGRKVLALDLEVGLFTGNNNHHGLDLELRLGYIN; translated from the coding sequence ATGGAGAGAAGCGGCCGATGCAGTAGTAGTACTGCTTCTACTACGGACAAGAATAAGGGCAAGGAGGCAGAGGCGTGGAGGATGATGAGCTACCGCCAAATTGGAAGGCCCGGCGGCTCTCTGCTTCCTGGAAACGCTACTACATCCAGCAGTGGCGGCTTTGTCGGAGGAAGCGGCTGCTTTCCCTGGCCTCCCAGGTCATACTCTTGTAGCTTTTGCAAGAGGGAATTCAAGTCAGCGCAGGCTCTCGGGGGTCACATGAATGTTCACAGAAGGGACAAAGCCAGACTGAGGCACTCCCCGCCCTATTCTAATTATGAACTCAACCCTAACCCTAATCCACTTGTTCAGCTTCCTtgtactactactactactactaggGTTTCTATTCCCAACCTCAACATGCCGCCGCCTTCCACTTCGTCCGGAGATGATCGTGACCAGATCCTCACCACCCCATTCTCCTCCATCATTTCTCCTCTGTTGCCGCATCTTATCCCGCCGTCTCTGCAAGCAGCAGGCCGGTGGGACTCCAAGGACGAACAAGATCTCGACGACATGGGCAGCGTTTCAAAGAGCGATGGGAGAAAAGTACTGGCGTTGGACTTGGAGGTAGGCCTTTTTACCGGCAACAATAACCATCATGGTCTTGATTTGGAGCTTCGACTCGGATACATTAATTAA